Proteins encoded by one window of Bradyrhizobium sp. B097:
- a CDS encoding formylglycine-generating enzyme family protein yields the protein MFRTETAAAEPEQDDRMQTDDMVWIPGGTFRMGSDHHYPEEAPAHRASVDGFWIDRTPVTNAQFRDFVQETGHITVAELPPDPAQYPGALPHMLYAGSLVFSPPRRVHTLRDWSQWWTFLRGANWRRPYGARSNINVLGSHPVVHVAYADALAYAKWAGKELATEAEWEFAARGGLEGEEYAWGNALTPGGKHMANIWQGNFPLQNLCEDGFDRTSPVTAFPPNGYGVYDMIGNVWEWTADWWSARHEADAAKPCCIPQNPRGGREDASYDDGQPAIRIPRKVLKGGSHLCAPNYCRRYRPAARHAEPIDTSTSHVGFRCVVRSSAAVSHPPK from the coding sequence ATGTTTCGCACAGAGACCGCCGCCGCTGAACCAGAGCAGGACGACCGGATGCAGACCGACGACATGGTCTGGATTCCCGGCGGCACGTTCCGCATGGGCTCGGACCATCATTATCCCGAGGAGGCGCCGGCGCACCGGGCCTCGGTCGATGGCTTCTGGATCGACCGCACGCCGGTGACCAACGCCCAATTTCGTGACTTCGTGCAGGAGACCGGTCACATCACCGTCGCCGAGCTGCCGCCCGATCCCGCGCAATATCCGGGTGCACTGCCGCATATGCTCTACGCCGGCTCGTTGGTGTTTTCGCCGCCGCGCCGGGTCCACACGCTGCGCGACTGGAGCCAATGGTGGACCTTCCTGCGCGGCGCGAACTGGCGCCGCCCGTATGGCGCGCGCAGCAACATCAACGTGCTCGGCAGCCATCCGGTCGTCCACGTCGCCTATGCCGACGCGCTCGCCTACGCCAAATGGGCCGGCAAGGAGCTTGCGACGGAAGCGGAATGGGAGTTCGCGGCGCGCGGCGGGCTCGAAGGCGAGGAATATGCCTGGGGCAATGCCCTGACGCCCGGCGGCAAGCACATGGCCAACATCTGGCAGGGCAACTTTCCGCTGCAGAATCTCTGCGAGGACGGTTTTGACCGAACCTCGCCGGTGACCGCATTCCCGCCGAACGGCTATGGCGTCTACGACATGATCGGCAATGTTTGGGAGTGGACCGCCGACTGGTGGTCGGCCCGCCACGAGGCCGACGCGGCCAAACCCTGCTGCATCCCGCAGAACCCGCGCGGCGGCCGCGAGGATGCGAGCTACGACGACGGCCAGCCCGCAATCAGGATTCCGCGCAAGGTGCTGAAGGGCGGCTCGCATCTCTGTGCGCCGAACTATTGCCGCCGCTATCGCCCCGCCGCCCGTCACGCCGAGCCGATCGATACCTCGACCAGCCATGTCGGCTTCAGGTGCGTGGTGCGGTCATCCGCAGCCGTTTCTCACCCGCCGAAATGA